In Pseudomonadales bacterium, the genomic stretch TTGATCCTCTTTCTCATCACCCTGGCCGTACTCGTGCTGTCCAGGTTGCTGTTGCGCCCGGGCAGGCGGGAAGGCAGCCGGGGGTGAGTCAACGATGAATCTTCTGATGCGCCGCAAGCTGGTCAACAAGGCCGCTCTGACGCTGTCGATGGCCGCCATGTCGTTCGGCCTGTTCTGGCTGGCCTGGATCCTCCTGACCACGCTGCAACTCGGACTTGCCGGGCTCTCGTTCGAACTCTTCACGAAAATGACACCGCCGCCTGGCGCTGACGAAGGTGGGTTGCTGAACGCCATTGCCGGGAGCGCGATCCTCGTTACTCTGGCCACCGCGCTGGGCACGCCGGTCGGCATCCTCACCGGTATCTATCTGGCGGAATACGGCCAGCGTACGTGGCTTGGTCGGGCCACGCGCTTCATCAACGGCATTCTGCTGTCGGCGCCGTCCATCGTCATTGGTCTTTTCATCTACGCCGTCTACGTCACCCGTGTCGGCCACTTCTCCGGTTTCTCGGGTGTGCTGGCGCTGGCACTGCTCGTCATTCCGGTGGTGGTCGCCACCACGGAAAACATGCTCGGGCTGGTGCCGGGCACCCTGCGGGAGGCCGCTTTCGCCCTTGGTGCGCCAAAGCGTGTGGTGATCGTGCGGGTGGCGCTGAAGGCCTCGGTTGCTGGTGTCGTCACCGGCGTGCTGCTTGCCGTGGCGCGCATCGCCGGCGAGACGGCGCCGCTGCTGTTTACGGCGTTATCGAACCAGTTCTGGAGCATCGATCTCGGCAAGCCGATGGCCAACCTGCCGGTGACGATCTTCAAGTTTGCGATGAGTCCGTTTCCGGACTGGCAGCGCCTCGCCTGGGCCGGGGTATTCCTGATCACGCTCGGCGTGCTGGGGCTGAACGTGGCCGCCCGTCTGATGTTTCGCGAGAAGCACAAACACTGAAAGCGCCGGTGCCATGCATGACTGAAAGGACGCACACGATGACGATGACCAAGGTGCCTGACGGCCTGCAGCCGCACATGGCTTTCAAGGACGTGGATTTTTACTATGGCCGGTTCCATGCGCTGAAGAACATCAGTCTGGATATCTACAAGGGCTGCGTTACTGCCTTCATCGGCCCTTCCGGTTGCGGCAAGTCCACGCTGCTGCGCACGATGAACCGCATGTATGACATCTATCCCGAGCAGCGCGCCACGGGCGAGTTGCTGCTCGACGGCCGCAACATTCTCGACCGCACGATCGACGTCCATGCCCTGCGCGCCAGGGTCGGTATGGTTTTTCAGAAACCGACGCCATTCCCCATGTCGATCTTCGAGAACATTGCATTCGGCGTACGCCTGCACGAGCGACTCTCCAGGGGACAAATGGAAGAGCGCATCGAATGGGCGCTGCGCCGGGCAGCGCTGTGGGACGAGGTCAAGGACAAGATTCACCAGAGCGGCATGAGCCTCTCCGGTGGTCAGCAGCAGCGCCTGTGCATCGCGCGTGGCATCGCCGTCAAGCCGGAGGTGCTGCTGCTCGACGAGCCGACTTCGGCGCTCGACCCGATTTCGACCATGCGCATCGAGGAGCTGCTGAACGAACTGAAGAACGATTTCACGATCGTGATCGTCACGCACAACATGCAACAGGCGGCACGTGTGTCCGATTTCACTGCTTACATGTACCTGGGCGAGCTGGTCGAGTTCGGCCGTACCGACGATATCTTCATCAGGCCAGAGAGCGAGAAGACCGAGGCCTACATCACCGGCCGTTTTGGCTGAGGAGAAGCACCGATGCCGCATGCGGAACATCTTTCCAGACAATACGATTCCGATCTCGAGGCCATCCGCTCGCGCGTGCTGCGGATGGGGGGGCTGATCGAGTCGCAGTTCATCTCCGCGATCGACTGCCTGTCAACCGGCAACGTCGAGATGATGATGGCGGTGAGCGAGAATGACCGTCGTGTGAACAGCTACGAGATCGAAATCGACAGCGCCTGCGCCCACGTCATCGCCAAGCGCCAGCCAGCGGCGAGCGATCTGCGACTGATCATGGCGGTGAGCAAGATCGTCACCGATCTCGAGCGTGCCGGTGACGAGGCGGAGAAGATCGCCCGCATGTCCCGCCAGATCCATGAACGTGGCCGCCTGCGCATCCCGCACGCCGCGGACGTACGCCCTGCCGGCGAGCGGGCGCTGACGATGCTGCGCCGCGTGCTCGATGCCCTGGCGCGGCTGGATGCCGGCGAGGCAGAGCGCATCATCGCCGAGGACGTCACCATCGACGACGCCTTCCGCGGCATCGTGCGCCAGCTCGTCACCTACATGATGGAAGACCCGCGCACCATCTCGACCGCACTCGACATCATCTGGATCGCCAAGGCCATCGAACGCATTGGTGATCACGCCAAGAATATCGCCGAGCAGGTGATCTACATCGTGCGTGGCACCGACGTGCGTCATATCGTGCGCGAGGGGCAGGGCGGACCGGATGGAGCGCAATGATGCACATGTCCGCTCGGGTGCTTGTCGTCGAAGACGATCCCGCCATTCAGGAGCTGATCCGCTTCACCCTCGAGAAGGCCGGCCTGCAGTCGATCCTGGTGGACAGCGCCGAGGCAGCCGAGGCAGCCCTCAGGGCCGGGTTGCCTGACGTCGTTCTCATTGACTGGATGCTGCCGAAGATGTCCGGCTTGACACTGGCGCGCAAATTGCGCGAAACCGACCGTACCGCCAGCCTGCCGCTCATCATGGTCACCGCCCGTGGCGAGGAGGCCGATCGCGTCGCCGGGCTCGAGAGCGGTGCTGATGATTACCTGGTGAAGCCGTTCAGCCCGCGCGAGCTGGTGGCACGCGTTCGGGCGCTGCTGCGCCGGCGTACGCCGCATGTGGCCGACACGAAGCTGACGGTCGGCCCGATCTGCCTCGACCCGATCTCCCATGAGGTGACGGTGGTCGGTGAGCGTGTCGAGCTGACTTCGACCGAGTTCAAGCTGTTGCGCTTCTTCATGGCGCATCCGGGGCGGGTTTTCGGCCGTGCCCAGCTACTTGACCAGGTGTGGGGCGATCACGTTTTTGTCGAAGAGCGCACGGTGGATGTACACATTCGGCGCCTGCGCCGGGCCCTCGGCCCGCAGGGCGATGAACTGATCGAGACGGTGCGCGGTGCCGGCTACAAACTGACCTTGCGGCGAGGATGACATGCACGAGGTCTGGTCTGCGCTGTGGCTTCGCCTGCTGGTCACCATCCTGGCGGGGCTGATCGTCGGATCTCTGTTTGGTGCCGCACCCGGCCTGTCGACGGTCATCGCCGCACTGGTGCTGCTGCTGCTGGCGCAGGCCTTCCGGTTGGGTCGCCTCGCACGCTGGCTCAAGGCGCCTGACGAGCACGAGATTCCCGATGCTGCTGGTGTCTGGGGGGCGGTCTTTGCTGCGCTTTATCGCCTGTTGCGCGAGGAGCGGGCGGTGCGGACCCGCATCGAGGCCGATCTGGAGGTTTTCAGCCAGGCAATGGAGGCTTCCCCCGACGGACTGGTGCTTCTCGACACCGACGATCACATCGTCTGGTGCAACCGCGTTGCCGAGCAGCACCTCGGTCTGCGTGGTGAACGGGATGTGGGCCTGGTGGTGGCGAACCTGGTCCGCTTTCCGGGCTTCGCGGATTTCCTCGCCGGTGCGAAGGAGGGCGAGTCGTTGACCTGCCGACCGCAGGACAAGAAGGGCAAGGCGTGTTCCATCGAGGTGGTCCGTTTCGCTCCCGACCGCAGGCTGCTGATCAGTTCCGATATTTCCCACATCGAACGGGTGGAGGCCATGCGGCGCGATTTCGTCGCCAATGTTTCCCACGAATTGCGCACGCCACTGACGGTCATTTCCGGTTTCATCGAGCACATGCATGACGATCCCGACCCGGATCCGGCCGAATGGCGGCAGCAGATGAACATGGTGAACGACCAGGCCAGACGCATGCTGCGCCTCGTGGACGACCTGCTTACGCTGTCACGGCTCGAGGACCAGGAACAGTCGCCGGCCGAGGAAGAACTCGACATGCGTGATCTCGTTCACGACCTCCTGAACGAGGCGCGGCGACTTTCCGGTGGTCGTCATTCGATCAGTTGCGAGGCGGCGCCCGGCTTTCTCAGGGGTAGCCGTGAGGACTTGCGCAGCGCCTTCTCCAACCTTGTCAGCAACGCCGTGCGCTACACGCCAGCGGGCGGACGCATCGTGCTGCGCTGGATGCTTCGCGACGGCAAGGGTGTATTCAGCGTCGAGGACAGTGGTATCGGCATCCCCGAGGAGCACCTGCCACGCTTGGCCGAGCGCTTTTACCGTGTGGACCGCGGACGCTCGCGCGCCTCGGGTGGCACTGGTCTGGGGCTTGCCATCGTCAAGCACCGTCTGTTGCGCCACCAGGCCACTCTGGAAATTACGTCCGTTTTCGGCGCAGGCAGCATGTTCAGCGCGGTGTTCCCGGCCTGGCGCGTCCAGGGTGCGACAGGCGAGATGCTTTCCTGACGGTGCATACTGTCAAGCATCGCCGTTCCTGCCGGATTCGTGCCTTGGCC encodes the following:
- the pstA gene encoding phosphate ABC transporter permease PstA — translated: MNLLMRRKLVNKAALTLSMAAMSFGLFWLAWILLTTLQLGLAGLSFELFTKMTPPPGADEGGLLNAIAGSAILVTLATALGTPVGILTGIYLAEYGQRTWLGRATRFINGILLSAPSIVIGLFIYAVYVTRVGHFSGFSGVLALALLVIPVVVATTENMLGLVPGTLREAAFALGAPKRVVIVRVALKASVAGVVTGVLLAVARIAGETAPLLFTALSNQFWSIDLGKPMANLPVTIFKFAMSPFPDWQRLAWAGVFLITLGVLGLNVAARLMFREKHKH
- the pstB gene encoding phosphate ABC transporter ATP-binding protein PstB, which encodes MTMTKVPDGLQPHMAFKDVDFYYGRFHALKNISLDIYKGCVTAFIGPSGCGKSTLLRTMNRMYDIYPEQRATGELLLDGRNILDRTIDVHALRARVGMVFQKPTPFPMSIFENIAFGVRLHERLSRGQMEERIEWALRRAALWDEVKDKIHQSGMSLSGGQQQRLCIARGIAVKPEVLLLDEPTSALDPISTMRIEELLNELKNDFTIVIVTHNMQQAARVSDFTAYMYLGELVEFGRTDDIFIRPESEKTEAYITGRFG
- the phoU gene encoding phosphate signaling complex protein PhoU yields the protein MPHAEHLSRQYDSDLEAIRSRVLRMGGLIESQFISAIDCLSTGNVEMMMAVSENDRRVNSYEIEIDSACAHVIAKRQPAASDLRLIMAVSKIVTDLERAGDEAEKIARMSRQIHERGRLRIPHAADVRPAGERALTMLRRVLDALARLDAGEAERIIAEDVTIDDAFRGIVRQLVTYMMEDPRTISTALDIIWIAKAIERIGDHAKNIAEQVIYIVRGTDVRHIVREGQGGPDGAQ
- the phoB gene encoding phosphate regulon transcriptional regulator PhoB — translated: MSARVLVVEDDPAIQELIRFTLEKAGLQSILVDSAEAAEAALRAGLPDVVLIDWMLPKMSGLTLARKLRETDRTASLPLIMVTARGEEADRVAGLESGADDYLVKPFSPRELVARVRALLRRRTPHVADTKLTVGPICLDPISHEVTVVGERVELTSTEFKLLRFFMAHPGRVFGRAQLLDQVWGDHVFVEERTVDVHIRRLRRALGPQGDELIETVRGAGYKLTLRRG
- the phoR gene encoding phosphate regulon sensor histidine kinase PhoR — encoded protein: MHEVWSALWLRLLVTILAGLIVGSLFGAAPGLSTVIAALVLLLLAQAFRLGRLARWLKAPDEHEIPDAAGVWGAVFAALYRLLREERAVRTRIEADLEVFSQAMEASPDGLVLLDTDDHIVWCNRVAEQHLGLRGERDVGLVVANLVRFPGFADFLAGAKEGESLTCRPQDKKGKACSIEVVRFAPDRRLLISSDISHIERVEAMRRDFVANVSHELRTPLTVISGFIEHMHDDPDPDPAEWRQQMNMVNDQARRMLRLVDDLLTLSRLEDQEQSPAEEELDMRDLVHDLLNEARRLSGGRHSISCEAAPGFLRGSREDLRSAFSNLVSNAVRYTPAGGRIVLRWMLRDGKGVFSVEDSGIGIPEEHLPRLAERFYRVDRGRSRASGGTGLGLAIVKHRLLRHQATLEITSVFGAGSMFSAVFPAWRVQGATGEMLS